One segment of Marvinbryantia formatexigens DSM 14469 DNA contains the following:
- a CDS encoding sensor histidine kinase has product MKESVKSRKRYSMKWRLVGILLLCWLIPFSVMFGIMVVYVASNNGEATAENFRNQLEFNNMICMERLNAAVEASRQASYDGQLLDTNRRAEAGGLSDIAARREYMDYLAAHYLKNEAASCTFLWFYSEPETLYSVYNVGAEGSYQKTKTFQDSDFAEIQRYAENLDTKIGFLLRDGRLYLVRNLVDSHFEKKGVLAIRLNKAYCFQSLSQYPSGDGVCVKLNELELNFDERSRQLKEWLDAGQAEQNETYAEAAAGQAAEQGEAHAGQTEQSVTYAGQEWMDTGYVWNGGRLYVSDSRSGNSFRLETVMRMQKEITKYPFYGYQYVMGGLLLSLIPLLLVVISTVRRQVTIPVQLLSDGARHIENGEIGYQVQEISANQEFSYLRNNFNEMSCHLKQQFDRIYEEEVALREAKIMALQSHINPHFLNNTLEIINWEARLNGDEKVSRMIEALSDVLDAALDRRKCPQVRLSEEMQYVNSYLYITKERLGERLTVKTDIPEELLDCMVPRLVLQPVIENAIEHGVVPSKSGMILIRAWCDEAYLYLETQNDGKMTEEDREKIDRLLAPEYSSRSEKSGNLGIANVNQRLRILFGEPCGLSITETPEGRVAAKLTVPFDKSSFVKNDKKKQ; this is encoded by the coding sequence ATGAAGGAATCAGTCAAAAGCAGAAAAAGATACTCTATGAAATGGAGGCTGGTGGGGATTCTGCTGCTTTGCTGGCTGATTCCTTTTTCTGTGATGTTTGGCATCATGGTAGTTTACGTGGCGTCAAACAACGGGGAAGCGACTGCGGAGAACTTCCGGAATCAGTTGGAATTTAACAATATGATTTGCATGGAGCGTCTGAATGCGGCGGTGGAAGCATCGCGTCAGGCATCGTATGACGGGCAGCTTCTGGATACAAACAGAAGGGCGGAGGCAGGCGGTCTTTCGGATATTGCGGCAAGGCGGGAATACATGGATTATCTGGCGGCGCATTATCTGAAAAATGAGGCGGCGTCCTGCACTTTTCTGTGGTTTTACAGCGAACCGGAAACGCTTTACAGCGTTTACAATGTAGGGGCGGAGGGAAGCTACCAGAAAACAAAAACCTTCCAGGACAGTGATTTTGCAGAAATTCAGCGTTATGCGGAAAATCTGGATACGAAAATAGGATTTCTGCTGCGGGACGGCAGACTTTACCTGGTCCGGAATCTGGTAGACAGCCATTTTGAGAAAAAGGGTGTGCTGGCAATCCGTCTGAATAAGGCGTACTGTTTCCAGAGCCTGTCGCAGTATCCTTCCGGGGACGGCGTCTGCGTAAAGCTCAATGAGCTGGAGCTGAATTTTGACGAACGCAGCAGGCAACTGAAGGAGTGGCTGGACGCCGGACAGGCAGAACAAAATGAGACATACGCTGAAGCGGCTGCCGGGCAGGCAGCAGAGCAAGGAGAGGCACATGCCGGGCAGACTGAACAAAGTGTGACATACGCCGGACAGGAATGGATGGACACGGGCTATGTGTGGAATGGCGGACGGCTGTATGTTTCCGACAGCCGCTCCGGCAACAGTTTCCGGCTGGAGACAGTAATGCGGATGCAGAAGGAAATCACAAAATATCCTTTCTACGGATATCAATATGTGATGGGCGGGCTGCTGCTCAGTCTGATTCCGCTGCTTCTGGTGGTGATTTCCACGGTGCGCAGGCAGGTGACGATACCGGTGCAGCTTCTGAGCGACGGTGCGAGACATATTGAAAACGGGGAGATTGGTTACCAGGTGCAGGAGATTTCTGCAAACCAGGAGTTTTCCTACCTGAGGAACAATTTCAACGAAATGTCGTGTCATCTTAAACAGCAGTTTGACCGCATTTATGAGGAAGAGGTGGCGCTGCGCGAGGCAAAGATTATGGCACTGCAGTCACATATTAATCCGCATTTTCTGAACAATACGCTGGAGATAATCAACTGGGAAGCGCGTCTGAACGGGGACGAAAAGGTTTCCCGTATGATTGAAGCGCTGTCTGATGTGCTGGATGCCGCGCTGGACCGCCGGAAGTGTCCGCAGGTCCGCCTCTCGGAGGAAATGCAATATGTGAATTCTTATCTGTATATCACAAAAGAGCGGCTGGGAGAGCGGCTTACGGTAAAGACGGATATCCCGGAAGAATTGTTGGACTGCATGGTGCCGCGTCTGGTTCTGCAGCCGGTGATTGAAAACGCCATTGAGCATGGTGTGGTGCCGAGCAAATCCGGCATGATTTTGATTCGCGCCTGGTGCGATGAGGCATATCTGTATCTGGAGACACAGAACGATGGGAAAATGACGGAGGAGGACCGGGAAAAGATAGACCGCCTGCTGGCGCCGGAATACAGCAGCCGGAGCGAAAAAAGCGGAAACCTCGGCATTGCGAATGTAAATCAGCGGCTGCGCATCCTTTTCGGGGAGCCGTGCGGGCTTTCCATCACAGAAACCCCGGAGGGACGTGTAGCTGCAAAACTGACAGTTCCGTTTGACAAAAGCTCATTTGTAAAGAATGACAAGAAAAAACAATAA
- a CDS encoding ABC transporter substrate-binding protein, whose translation MKKKLSCMAAGVMVLTMLAGAATVQAEGVELNVTTTFAGEDGNAQNFKNAVAAWEETTGNKVNDASATSDETFKARVEMDFQTGADPDVLFFFNGADANSFIEAGKVVSIDTIRETYPEYAANMNDELIPASIVDGIRYAVPVNGFWEAMFVNTEVLEAAGVEVPGADYTWDAFLEDCQKIKDAGYSPIAAALGNIPHYWWEYCIFNNGDVVNHLTIPASIDEAGAWVSGMEDIKALYEAGYFPENTLSATDDETFAAFIEGKAAFLIDGSWKVGGIAGACQSDPEDASTLDTEKLDKFTVTYVPGKGERKATDLIGGLSMGYYISTAAWEDEAKREAAVSFVEYMTSDEMVAEFAQHTASALKAAPEVDEAAFNSLQVKAMEMMSGVTSLTGAVQDLFNGECRVSTFDGMPQIVTGEVTAEDAVAEGLAIYNEQ comes from the coding sequence ATGAAGAAGAAATTAAGTTGTATGGCGGCAGGCGTGATGGTGCTGACGATGCTGGCAGGAGCGGCAACCGTGCAGGCGGAGGGCGTGGAGCTGAATGTGACGACGACGTTTGCAGGCGAGGACGGAAATGCGCAGAACTTTAAGAACGCCGTGGCGGCGTGGGAGGAAACGACCGGAAACAAGGTAAACGATGCTTCCGCAACCTCGGATGAAACCTTTAAGGCGCGTGTGGAAATGGATTTCCAGACAGGAGCGGACCCCGACGTACTGTTTTTCTTTAACGGCGCGGACGCAAATTCCTTTATCGAAGCGGGCAAGGTTGTTTCTATTGATACCATCCGTGAGACCTATCCGGAGTATGCGGCAAATATGAACGATGAGCTGATACCCGCCTCCATTGTGGACGGCATCCGGTATGCGGTTCCGGTAAACGGATTCTGGGAAGCGATGTTTGTAAACACGGAAGTGCTGGAGGCAGCAGGCGTGGAGGTACCGGGCGCTGATTACACCTGGGACGCATTCCTTGAGGATTGCCAGAAGATTAAGGACGCGGGCTATTCTCCGATTGCGGCGGCGCTTGGAAACATTCCGCATTACTGGTGGGAATACTGCATTTTCAATAACGGGGACGTGGTAAATCATCTGACCATTCCGGCGTCGATTGACGAGGCAGGCGCATGGGTAAGCGGTATGGAAGATATCAAGGCGCTGTACGAGGCGGGATATTTCCCGGAGAACACGCTTTCCGCAACAGATGACGAAACATTTGCAGCGTTTATCGAAGGCAAAGCGGCATTTCTGATTGACGGTTCCTGGAAGGTTGGCGGTATCGCTGGCGCATGTCAGTCTGACCCGGAGGATGCTTCTACGCTGGATACGGAAAAGCTGGATAAGTTTACCGTTACCTATGTTCCGGGCAAGGGCGAGAGAAAAGCAACTGATTTAATCGGCGGTCTTTCGATGGGCTATTACATCAGCACGGCGGCGTGGGAAGACGAGGCAAAGCGCGAAGCGGCAGTCAGCTTTGTGGAATATATGACAAGCGATGAAATGGTAGCAGAATTTGCACAGCACACGGCTTCTGCATTGAAGGCAGCTCCGGAAGTGGATGAAGCGGCATTTAACTCCCTCCAGGTTAAGGCGATGGAGATGATGTCGGGCGTAACCTCTCTGACAGGCGCGGTACAGGATCTGTTTAACGGCGAATGCAGAGTATCCACCTTCGACGGAATGCCACAGATTGTGACGGGCGAGGTGACAGCGGAGGATGCAGTGGCGGAAGGTCTCGCTATCTACAATGAACAGTAA
- a CDS encoding carbohydrate ABC transporter permease yields the protein MGANIYRNKKPLLFFLVPAFAFMVVFLHYPFVMNILNSFQNIGGLAAQSKGFLDPWYSNYAEMLKDKNLWIALKNTLILMASTVVFQVGIALVLAIMVDQITVGKKFFRVVYFFPIVISATALGLMFNLVFLRDKGMVNQLLELLGRTELIDWKDKSRALVTMLLPVMWQYVGFYFVIIVTGLNNISDDLYEVASIDGATRWQRIRYITLPLLHNVLCTCVVLAVTGALKAFDLPWIMFPKGMPLNSTWLTSTYMYYHAVETRNTDYGCAIAVLIVVLGVVSAKVVNRIFKEKDY from the coding sequence ATGGGAGCAAATATTTATCGAAATAAAAAGCCGCTGCTGTTTTTTCTGGTTCCGGCGTTTGCGTTTATGGTCGTGTTCCTGCATTATCCATTTGTTATGAATATTCTCAACAGCTTTCAGAATATCGGCGGTCTGGCGGCGCAGAGCAAGGGCTTTCTGGATCCGTGGTATTCGAATTATGCCGAAATGCTGAAGGATAAAAATCTGTGGATCGCACTGAAAAACACGCTGATTCTGATGGCTTCGACCGTGGTTTTCCAGGTGGGGATCGCGCTGGTGCTGGCGATTATGGTTGATCAGATTACTGTCGGGAAAAAATTTTTCCGGGTGGTTTATTTCTTTCCGATTGTGATTTCGGCAACAGCGCTTGGGTTGATGTTTAACCTGGTATTTCTGCGTGACAAGGGTATGGTAAACCAGCTTCTGGAGCTTCTGGGAAGAACGGAGCTGATTGACTGGAAGGATAAAAGCCGTGCTCTTGTGACAATGCTGCTGCCAGTCATGTGGCAGTATGTTGGATTTTATTTTGTGATTATTGTGACGGGGCTGAACAATATCTCAGATGATTTATATGAAGTGGCGTCGATCGATGGGGCGACCAGATGGCAGCGTATCCGTTACATTACCCTTCCTTTGTTACATAATGTTCTCTGTACCTGCGTGGTGCTTGCCGTTACCGGTGCACTGAAGGCGTTTGATTTGCCGTGGATTATGTTTCCGAAGGGAATGCCGCTCAATTCCACCTGGCTGACCAGCACTTATATGTATTACCATGCGGTGGAGACGCGCAATACGGATTACGGCTGCGCGATTGCCGTGCTGATTGTAGTGCTGGGCGTGGTGTCGGCGAAGGTTGTAAACCGGATATTTAAAGAAAAGGATTACTGA
- a CDS encoding carbohydrate ABC transporter permease, giving the protein MRKKAGTGSSLWKIPVYAVLIFWALTTIYPLFWVAINSFKVKNEILANSFSLPVGDLFTLANYKRAFERVPILGAYANSLILSGTVTVAVMALAGLAAFALVRYQFKGRDFLMSVVVGSMMFPAFSTIVPVFRMEASWGLVNTSNRWISLFSCALPQIAGNLSFAIIVLSGYIRSLPIELEEAAYMEGCSTFKIFTRIVVPMAKPSFATVAIFSFLWSYNDLFTQTFFLRIQPQWAITRLLKELTAMEGTNYGLMAAAVTIVVVPVIIVYAFLQKYIIKGMTAGAIKG; this is encoded by the coding sequence ATGCGTAAAAAAGCAGGAACAGGAAGCAGTCTGTGGAAGATACCGGTGTACGCGGTGCTGATTTTCTGGGCGCTTACCACAATTTATCCGCTGTTCTGGGTGGCAATAAATTCTTTTAAGGTGAAAAACGAAATCCTTGCCAACTCGTTTTCTCTGCCGGTCGGGGATTTGTTTACGCTGGCAAATTATAAGCGGGCGTTTGAACGCGTACCGATTCTGGGCGCTTATGCGAACAGCCTGATTCTCTCCGGAACCGTGACGGTGGCGGTGATGGCGCTTGCGGGGCTTGCGGCGTTTGCACTGGTCCGCTATCAGTTTAAGGGGCGGGATTTTCTGATGTCGGTCGTGGTGGGCAGCATGATGTTTCCGGCGTTTTCCACGATTGTCCCGGTGTTCCGCATGGAGGCGTCCTGGGGGCTGGTAAATACGAGCAACCGCTGGATTTCTCTGTTTTCCTGCGCTCTTCCGCAGATTGCCGGAAATCTTTCTTTTGCAATCATTGTGCTCTCCGGCTATATCCGCTCGCTTCCTATCGAGCTGGAGGAAGCGGCATATATGGAGGGCTGCTCGACCTTTAAGATTTTTACAAGGATCGTGGTTCCGATGGCAAAGCCGTCGTTTGCTACAGTGGCGATTTTTTCTTTCCTCTGGAGCTATAACGATTTGTTTACGCAGACATTTTTCCTGCGCATCCAGCCGCAGTGGGCAATTACCCGCCTGCTTAAAGAGCTGACCGCGATGGAGGGCACCAACTATGGTCTGATGGCGGCGGCAGTGACGATTGTGGTCGTACCGGTAATTATTGTCTATGCATTTTTGCAGAAGTATATTATAAAAGGGATGACAGCAGGCGCCATCAAGGGGTAA
- a CDS encoding response regulator transcription factor codes for MYKVVVVDDEPIIVKGLTQLIPWEKYGCEVVGTAEDGMEGLEVIRKCRPDIIFSDIYMPKMNGLLMAAALKSEFEDTQLTILTGYRDFELAQEAIRLGVTRYILKPSNMEELEEALCAMVQNLQKKGIDGQTGAEAGQNPPGQTMEKSNQGQIKEKSNPEKRTEMNGRGQIPVKDNPEMNGREQMPVKDNPEMNGREQIPVKGNPEMNGREQMPVKNNPVKRPEQGQKSGEALRETGEAKTPAGSFLVNKALEYMQKNYRRKVTLTDVADSIFVSQWHLSKLLNSHTGQSFSELMNSIRVEEAKKLLEDPALRVGDVAEQVGFVDMAHFSRVFKKVTGISANEFRNRL; via the coding sequence ATGTATAAGGTAGTGGTGGTGGACGACGAACCGATTATCGTGAAAGGGCTTACGCAGCTTATACCGTGGGAGAAGTATGGGTGCGAGGTCGTGGGCACGGCGGAGGACGGCATGGAAGGGCTGGAAGTAATCCGGAAGTGCCGCCCGGACATTATTTTTTCGGATATTTATATGCCGAAAATGAACGGGCTTCTGATGGCGGCAGCGCTTAAATCGGAGTTTGAGGACACGCAGCTTACGATACTGACCGGCTACCGGGATTTTGAGCTGGCGCAGGAGGCAATCCGGCTTGGCGTGACGCGCTATATTCTGAAGCCCTCCAATATGGAGGAGCTGGAGGAAGCGCTGTGCGCGATGGTGCAGAATCTGCAGAAGAAGGGCATTGACGGGCAGACGGGCGCAGAAGCCGGGCAGAATCCTCCGGGGCAGACGATGGAGAAGAGCAATCAGGGGCAGATAAAGGAAAAAAGTAATCCGGAGAAAAGAACAGAGATGAACGGTCGGGGGCAGATACCGGTGAAGGACAATCCGGAGATGAACGGTCGGGAGCAGATGCCAGTGAAGGATAATCCGGAGATGAACGGTCGGGAGCAGATACCGGTGAAGGGCAATCCGGAGATGAACGGTCGGGAGCAGATGCCGGTGAAGAACAATCCGGTGAAGAGACCGGAGCAGGGGCAGAAATCCGGGGAAGCTCTACGGGAGACGGGAGAGGCGAAAACCCCGGCGGGAAGCTTTCTGGTAAATAAGGCGTTGGAATATATGCAGAAGAATTACCGGCGCAAGGTGACGCTCACCGATGTCGCCGACAGTATTTTTGTCAGTCAGTGGCATCTGAGCAAGCTGCTGAACAGTCATACCGGGCAGAGCTTTTCCGAGCTGATGAACAGTATCCGTGTGGAGGAAGCGAAAAAGCTTCTGGAAGATCCGGCGCTTCGCGTGGGCGATGTGGCGGAGCAGGTGGGCTTTGTGGACATGGCGCATTTCTCGCGCGTGTTTAAGAAGGTGACGGGAATCTCCGCAAATGAATTCCGCAACCGGTTGTAG
- a CDS encoding HigA family addiction module antitoxin: MAVKKTGISRDLVIHPGETIADVLENRGISQAELALRTGVSAAYVSNVIAGKKGISAGFASGLEYALGIPGSFWLNLQANYEAELLEINEGQTITDEERRTREELRDIVKYLRQKGMIPVRESRDDSILSLRKALQISNIANLRELVPDGVFRMAANISVNQNVLGAWIRLCQIEESSQDISARFEKKYTDSLVNEIKDIMCRQDAGFQTELKNVMKKYGIDFSIAKNFRGAPVQGYIAQKSNGVYQMVLTIRGAFADIFWFSLLHEIGHIVNGDVRKGLKFIDDGSDCDKETAADCFAGEKLLSPESYKAFIQKKDFSIEAIQRYAKTQNVMPYIVIGRLQKEGYLDYRTYSNYKLRYKWQKES, encoded by the coding sequence ATGGCAGTAAAGAAAACTGGTATATCCCGTGATTTAGTGATTCATCCGGGAGAAACAATCGCAGATGTATTGGAAAACCGCGGAATCTCACAGGCAGAACTGGCATTGCGCACAGGGGTTTCTGCTGCGTATGTAAGTAATGTGATTGCCGGAAAAAAGGGGATATCTGCAGGCTTTGCATCGGGATTGGAATATGCATTGGGAATTCCGGGGTCCTTCTGGCTGAATCTTCAGGCAAATTATGAGGCGGAGCTTCTGGAAATAAACGAGGGACAGACAATTACCGATGAAGAGCGGCGCACAAGGGAAGAGTTGAGAGATATAGTGAAATATCTGAGACAGAAGGGGATGATTCCGGTACGGGAAAGCAGGGATGATTCCATTCTTTCGTTGAGAAAGGCTTTGCAGATTAGTAATATAGCGAATCTGAGGGAACTGGTTCCGGACGGTGTTTTTCGGATGGCTGCAAATATCTCGGTAAATCAGAATGTGCTTGGGGCATGGATCCGGTTGTGTCAGATTGAAGAAAGCAGTCAGGATATTTCGGCAAGATTTGAGAAAAAATATACGGATAGTCTGGTAAATGAGATAAAAGATATTATGTGCCGGCAGGATGCTGGCTTTCAGACAGAATTAAAGAATGTTATGAAAAAATATGGAATAGATTTTTCGATTGCAAAAAATTTCAGGGGAGCTCCTGTACAGGGCTATATTGCGCAGAAAAGTAACGGGGTATATCAGATGGTGCTGACAATACGGGGAGCTTTTGCAGACATTTTCTGGTTTTCGCTGCTTCATGAAATTGGACATATCGTTAACGGTGATGTGAGAAAAGGTTTGAAGTTTATAGATGATGGCAGTGATTGCGATAAAGAAACTGCGGCTGATTGTTTTGCGGGTGAAAAGCTTTTGTCTCCGGAAAGCTATAAAGCATTTATTCAAAAAAAGGATTTTTCCATAGAAGCGATACAGCGTTATGCGAAAACCCAGAATGTGATGCCATATATTGTGATAGGCAGACTACAGAAAGAAGGATATCTGGATTACAGAACCTACAGTAACTATAAATTGCGCTATAAATGGCAAAAAGAGAGTTAA
- a CDS encoding response regulator transcription factor, translating into MYKILLADNEGVVLDALINMIHSHFHENCDIRVSKTALYTRTLARKFVPDIAIINIQMPGMRGFEVVREIRSFHLKCIFITVSASDKAFYHTESKNLNILAHITKPLFREKVVPVLETAISMVAHSQKRQQQNRMVQERFDAAVPVVEHGLINQLFFPDSYAKSLKQYKTLLGISQNYGRIVTITFGELPPSADEPHAPADAGEPGGSSTRTASATVRQSDSFVQSAASGSYDRAAARALLMQKKDALQNPVGSAVHLQKDYMKFRETVLENLPQAVTGPVMGNHVLLIVPCWKETETSREYSAFLTTLDALTETLEDIFEGLSFCIEAAPVAPLAELQAPI; encoded by the coding sequence ATGTACAAAATTCTTCTTGCCGACAACGAGGGCGTTGTTTTAGATGCTCTTATTAATATGATTCACAGTCATTTTCATGAGAACTGTGATATCCGTGTGTCGAAAACGGCGCTTTATACGCGGACGCTTGCGCGCAAGTTCGTCCCGGATATTGCCATCATTAATATTCAGATGCCCGGCATGAGAGGCTTTGAGGTAGTGCGTGAAATCCGCTCCTTTCATTTAAAATGCATCTTTATTACCGTGTCCGCCTCCGACAAAGCGTTTTACCATACAGAATCGAAAAATCTGAATATCCTTGCGCATATTACGAAACCGCTGTTTCGCGAAAAGGTGGTGCCGGTGCTGGAGACGGCAATTTCTATGGTCGCTCATTCCCAGAAACGCCAGCAGCAGAACCGCATGGTTCAGGAGCGCTTTGACGCTGCTGTGCCGGTAGTGGAGCACGGTCTGATTAACCAGTTGTTTTTCCCTGACAGCTATGCGAAGTCACTGAAACAATATAAGACGCTTCTGGGAATTTCCCAGAATTACGGACGCATTGTCACAATAACATTTGGTGAACTGCCGCCCTCTGCAGATGAACCGCACGCGCCGGCGGATGCCGGAGAGCCTGGCGGCTCCAGTACCCGGACTGCATCCGCAACAGTCCGCCAATCAGACTCTTTTGTGCAGTCCGCCGCTTCCGGAAGTTATGACCGCGCTGCCGCGCGTGCTCTTTTGATGCAGAAAAAAGATGCCCTGCAGAATCCGGTCGGTTCTGCCGTACATCTTCAGAAGGATTATATGAAATTCCGGGAAACTGTGCTGGAGAATCTTCCGCAGGCTGTCACCGGTCCCGTAATGGGTAATCATGTGCTTCTGATTGTCCCCTGTTGGAAAGAAACGGAAACCTCCAGAGAATACTCTGCTTTTCTCACCACACTGGATGCCCTCACGGAAACGCTGGAGGACATCTTCGAAGGTCTGTCCTTCTGTATCGAAGCTGCGCCGGTTGCGCCGCTTGCCGAACTGCAGGCTCCCATTTAA
- a CDS encoding ATP-binding protein: protein MNYIKRDLEDKILSLSKEYSCLLITGPRQVGKTTVLRRLMTPERNYVTLDDLEERRMAKNDPALFLQVHDIPIFIDEVQYAPELFSYIKIAIDNGAAPGSFWLTGSQAFKMMELAQESLAGRVAILHMPGLSQHEIYGSGQNMPFTVDLTALKMRKSIGAPVNMDGIYERIWKGSLPGYVSGKFTDRNVFYSSYVQTYIDRDVSELVALVDKLQFQDFIRAAACRVGQMLNIHDIAQDVGVSDDTARRWLQVLEKSDIIFYLRPYSNNLLKRTIKTPKMYFFDTGLVSYLTRYTSPEILQNGAINGAILENYVVSEIIKTYHNAAQDCLLWYYRDKSSNEIDMVIENNGQLHPLEIKRSVNPGSELVGAFSVLDKGSVPRGKGALICMRPELSAINADNYTVPVWMI from the coding sequence GTGAATTATATCAAACGAGACCTTGAAGACAAAATTCTCTCACTTTCCAAAGAATATTCCTGTCTATTGATTACCGGACCAAGACAGGTTGGCAAAACAACCGTCCTGCGCAGGCTAATGACACCGGAACGCAATTATGTTACGCTGGATGATTTAGAAGAGCGACGTATGGCTAAAAATGATCCGGCGCTGTTTTTGCAGGTTCACGACATTCCAATCTTCATTGACGAAGTACAATATGCGCCTGAGCTCTTTTCTTATATTAAAATTGCTATTGATAATGGTGCTGCCCCCGGCTCTTTCTGGCTGACCGGTTCCCAGGCATTTAAAATGATGGAACTTGCACAGGAATCGCTGGCCGGACGTGTAGCAATTCTGCATATGCCCGGCCTGTCTCAACATGAAATTTACGGTTCTGGACAAAATATGCCGTTTACCGTTGATTTAACTGCACTAAAAATGCGTAAGAGCATCGGTGCCCCTGTCAATATGGACGGAATCTATGAACGAATCTGGAAAGGTTCTCTTCCTGGGTATGTAAGCGGGAAATTCACTGACCGCAATGTATTCTATTCCAGCTACGTGCAGACCTATATTGACCGGGACGTCAGCGAATTGGTAGCTCTTGTGGATAAACTTCAATTTCAGGATTTTATCCGTGCCGCCGCCTGCCGGGTCGGGCAAATGCTGAATATCCACGACATTGCCCAGGATGTCGGTGTTTCAGACGATACCGCCAGGCGCTGGCTACAGGTCCTGGAGAAGTCCGATATTATCTTCTATCTTCGGCCCTACTCCAATAATTTGCTGAAACGCACCATAAAGACACCAAAAATGTATTTCTTCGACACTGGTCTTGTGTCTTATCTGACGCGGTATACCTCTCCGGAAATTTTACAAAACGGAGCGATAAATGGGGCGATTCTGGAAAACTATGTGGTTTCAGAGATTATAAAAACCTACCACAACGCTGCACAAGACTGTCTGCTTTGGTATTATCGTGACAAAAGCAGTAATGAGATAGACATGGTCATCGAAAATAATGGGCAGCTGCATCCTTTAGAGATAAAGCGCTCTGTCAATCCCGGAAGTGAACTGGTTGGAGCATTCTCCGTGTTGGATAAGGGCTCCGTACCAAGAGGCAAAGGCGCATTAATCTGCATGCGTCCAGAGCTTTCAGCTATTAATGCAGATAATTATACCGTACCAGTCTGGATGATCTAA
- a CDS encoding ROK family transcriptional regulator, producing the protein MEDYRGTARNIGDVYRHIYRNETSSRQMVAADLGISLPTVTQNLNYLRECGLIFNAGEFESTGGRKANMLSIVPEARLAVGMDVTQTHVSVVLTDLKLNILDSVKTHVLFRDADDYYEMLANHVRMILEKNEVDPEKFLGVGISLPAIVNERENTSSYSKVIDIPDDFYVQMQKKLPYPVRLFNDANAAGWTELQARGKLQPMVYLSLSNSVGGAVLMNRVYTGRNWRGGEFGHMTIVPNGKECYCGRRGCLNAYCSARVLSDYTDGDIRQFFYEMKATGNRGYRRAFEDYMQYLALAVNNLRMCFDCDVVLGGMVGACMEDYIEEFKKIVKKLTPFENSAEYVKICSFRTEPSAVGAALYFVDDFVRQM; encoded by the coding sequence TTGGAGGATTACAGAGGAACGGCGCGGAACATCGGGGATGTATACCGCCATATTTACAGAAATGAAACAAGCTCGCGGCAGATGGTTGCGGCGGACCTTGGCATCAGCCTTCCGACGGTGACGCAGAATCTGAATTATCTGAGGGAGTGCGGGCTGATTTTTAATGCCGGGGAGTTTGAATCCACCGGCGGACGCAAAGCAAATATGCTCAGCATTGTGCCGGAGGCAAGGCTGGCAGTGGGAATGGATGTTACGCAGACGCATGTATCGGTGGTTCTGACCGATTTGAAGCTGAACATTCTGGATTCGGTAAAAACGCACGTGCTGTTTCGCGATGCGGACGATTACTACGAAATGCTGGCGAATCATGTGAGAATGATACTGGAAAAAAATGAAGTCGACCCGGAGAAATTCCTTGGCGTCGGTATATCGTTGCCGGCGATTGTAAATGAGCGGGAAAATACGAGTTCTTATTCAAAGGTCATCGATATTCCGGACGATTTTTATGTGCAGATGCAGAAAAAGCTGCCGTATCCGGTGCGTCTGTTCAATGATGCAAATGCGGCGGGCTGGACGGAGCTGCAGGCGCGTGGGAAGCTGCAGCCGATGGTATATCTGTCCCTGAGCAACAGCGTGGGCGGCGCTGTCTTAATGAACCGCGTATATACCGGACGGAACTGGCGGGGCGGCGAGTTTGGTCATATGACGATCGTGCCGAATGGAAAAGAGTGTTATTGCGGACGGCGCGGCTGTCTGAATGCGTACTGTTCCGCGAGAGTATTATCGGATTATACAGATGGGGATATCCGGCAGTTTTTCTATGAAATGAAGGCTACCGGAAACCGGGGCTATCGTCGTGCGTTTGAGGATTATATGCAGTATCTCGCATTGGCGGTCAATAATCTGAGGATGTGTTTTGACTGCGATGTGGTGCTCGGCGGTATGGTCGGCGCGTGTATGGAAGATTATATTGAGGAGTTTAAAAAGATAGTAAAGAAGCTGACGCCGTTTGAGAACAGCGCAGAATATGTGAAAATCTGTTCATTCCGCACCGAGCCGTCAGCGGTGGGTGCAGCACTTTATTTCGTCGACGATTTTGTACGGCAGATGTAA